Proteins encoded together in one Glandiceps talaboti chromosome 11, keGlaTala1.1, whole genome shotgun sequence window:
- the LOC144442548 gene encoding uncharacterized protein LOC144442548, protein MVLFANVCVGQRVEVKYKGHVYRGVVKYKGSLNLIKGDWVGVELDEPAGKHNGLFQGRQYFSCRDGHGLFIHPSRLRFLAMKRCLYNNYHTVKPTMSFCEEELFHTSKPYVQTYRDPAFISSEYMDTARDAFAASDEDLYGTSRSYHLGHSVSREIKAATMRPSSSMSTYGYTSTPIHGFYDEDYDDDFITSPSMPNYHMPPIALKRQERRGWSDTVPRPREWSL, encoded by the exons ATGGTCCTCTTTGCTAATGTATGTGTAGGTCAAAGGGTAGAGGTCAAGTACAAAGGTCATGTTTACAGAGGAGTGGTGAAATATAAAGGTTCACTAAACCTTATTAAAGGTGACTGGGTTGGTGTAGAATTAGATGAACCAG CTGGCAAACATAATGGTTTGTTCCAAGGAAGACAGTATTTTAGTTGTAGGGATGGGCATGGTCTTTTTATACATCCATCAAGACTTCGATTTTTGGCAATGAAAAGATG tCTATATAACAATTATCATACAGTGAAGCCAACGATGTCTTTTTGTGAGGAAGAATTGTTTCATACTAGCA AGCCATACGTGCAGACTTACAGAGATCCCGCTTTTATATCCAGTGAATACATGGACACTGCCAGGGATGCATTTGCAG CATCAGATGAAGATTTATATGGTACAAGTCGTAGCTATCACTTAGGACACTCAGTGAGTCGTGAAATCAAGGCGGCAACCATGAGACCATCATCCAGTATGTCAACCTATGGTTATACTTCTACACCAATACATGGATTCTATGATGAAGactatgatgatgattttaTCACTAGTCCATCAATGCCAAATTATCATATGCCACCTATTGCATTAAAGAGACAAGAGAGAAGAGGCTGGAGTGATACAGTACCAAGGCCTAGAGAATGGTCCCTCTAA